One window of Mesorhizobium sp. PAMC28654 genomic DNA carries:
- a CDS encoding ABC transporter ATP-binding protein yields MATVSLKKLTKSYGPVGVVHGIDLDVADREFIALVGPSGCGKSTTLRMIAGLEDISSGVIEIGGRKVNDLPPRARNISMVFQSYALYPHMTVRENLGFSLKIAGAAKEDMDRRVAEASAILGLDTLLDRRPSQLSGGQRQRVAMGRAIVRDPDVFLFDEPLSNLDAKLRTQMRTEIKKLHAKVKSTVIYVTHDQVEAMTLADRIVIMRDGHIEQVGTPDEVFRRPATRFVAGFIGSPPMNLHEAVVDAGQLLFASGEKLPLPSQFKANVTAGDKVVFGLRPDDIYPTGHGISSGADADVHQLELPVIVTEPLGNETLVFVEFNGSDWVSRMLNPKPLRAGDHVKMSLDLSQAHLFSAATGRTLRG; encoded by the coding sequence ATGGCAACCGTATCCCTGAAGAAACTCACCAAGAGCTATGGCCCCGTAGGGGTCGTGCACGGCATCGACCTCGATGTCGCCGACCGCGAGTTCATTGCCCTCGTCGGGCCCTCCGGCTGCGGCAAGTCGACAACCCTACGCATGATCGCCGGCCTCGAGGATATCAGCAGCGGTGTGATCGAGATCGGCGGCCGCAAGGTCAACGACCTGCCACCGCGCGCGCGCAACATCTCGATGGTGTTCCAGTCCTATGCGCTCTACCCACACATGACGGTGCGCGAGAATCTCGGCTTCTCGCTGAAGATCGCGGGAGCGGCGAAGGAAGACATGGACCGGCGCGTCGCGGAGGCCTCGGCCATCCTCGGCCTCGACACGCTGCTGGACCGCCGCCCCTCCCAACTGTCCGGCGGCCAGCGCCAGCGCGTCGCCATGGGCCGCGCCATCGTGCGCGATCCCGATGTCTTCCTGTTCGACGAGCCGCTGTCCAACCTTGACGCCAAGCTCAGGACGCAGATGCGCACAGAGATCAAGAAGCTGCATGCCAAGGTGAAGTCGACGGTGATCTACGTCACCCACGATCAGGTCGAGGCGATGACGCTTGCCGACCGCATCGTCATCATGCGCGACGGCCACATCGAACAGGTCGGCACGCCGGACGAGGTTTTCCGGAGGCCTGCGACACGCTTCGTAGCCGGCTTCATCGGCTCACCGCCGATGAACCTGCATGAAGCGGTCGTCGACGCCGGACAGCTGCTGTTCGCCAGCGGCGAAAAATTGCCCCTGCCCAGCCAGTTCAAGGCGAATGTCACCGCCGGCGACAAGGTCGTGTTCGGCCTTCGGCCCGACGACATCTATCCGACAGGCCACGGCATCAGCTCCGGCGCCGACGCCGACGTCCACCAGTTGGAGTTGCCAGTGATCGTGACCGAACCGCTCGGCAACGAGACGCTGGTGTTCGTCGAATTCAACGGCAGCGACTGGGTATCGCGCATGCTCAACCCGAAACCGCTGCGGGCCGGCGATCATGTGAAGATGAGCCTGGACCTTTCGCAGGCGCATCTGTTTTCCGCTGCAACCGGACGGACATTGCGAGGCTAG
- a CDS encoding MaoC/PaaZ C-terminal domain-containing protein, with protein MEQTVYFEDYEIGASRTTSGRTITETDFIVHAGHTGDFFPHHMDAEFMKTTPFGQRIAHGTLVFSVGIGLTASVVNPVAFSYGYDRLRFIKPVFIGDTIKTRTTIAAKEDDPKRPNSGRVIERCEVINQHGEVVLAADHIYIVERRDKSTPS; from the coding sequence ATGGAGCAGACAGTTTATTTCGAGGACTACGAGATCGGCGCGTCGCGCACCACCAGCGGCCGCACCATCACCGAGACCGACTTCATCGTCCATGCCGGCCATACCGGCGACTTCTTCCCGCATCACATGGATGCCGAGTTCATGAAGACGACGCCGTTCGGCCAGCGCATCGCGCATGGCACGCTGGTCTTCTCCGTGGGCATCGGGCTGACGGCAAGCGTCGTCAACCCCGTTGCCTTTTCCTATGGCTACGACAGACTGCGCTTCATCAAGCCGGTGTTCATCGGCGACACGATCAAGACCCGCACCACCATCGCGGCCAAGGAAGACGATCCAAAGCGGCCCAATTCAGGTCGAGTGATCGAGCGTTGCGAAGTGATCAACCAGCATGGGGAGGTCGTGCTGGCGGCTGATCACATCTACATTGTCGAGCGTCGCGACAAGTCGACGCCAAGCTAA
- a CDS encoding ABC transporter substrate-binding protein yields MKRLISGLSAGVTLLAFGAGTAFAGDLPGKFEGVTIDAKLIGGQQYEALYTRIGEWEKATGAKVNILTKKNGFDIDKELKSDIASGSTNWCVGWNHSSFAPQYTSLYTDLSKLLPKSEIDAFVPSTIKSATIGGKLEMLPRAQFDVSALYYQKSLYQDEAKKAAYKAKYGKDLVPPDTWDEVAQQAEFFASPPNFYGTQFAGKEEAINGRFYEMVIADGGQYLDKDGKPAFNSEAGVHALDWFVNLYKAKAVPAGTTNYLWDDLGQGFASGTIAINLDWPGWAGFFNDPKSSKVAGNVGVKVAPMGSAGIRTGWSGFHGFSVTENCPNKEAAASLVWWLTNEDSQKLEAAAGPLPTRTAVWEWDLKQAENDPYKKEVLTAFQEEAKHAFAVPQTPEWIEISNAVYPELQAAILGDKTSKQALDDAAAKATQILQDAGKL; encoded by the coding sequence ATGAAGAGATTGATTTCCGGCCTGTCGGCCGGCGTAACGCTGCTTGCTTTCGGTGCGGGCACTGCCTTCGCCGGCGACCTGCCCGGCAAGTTCGAAGGCGTCACCATCGACGCCAAATTGATTGGCGGCCAGCAGTATGAGGCGCTCTACACGCGTATCGGCGAGTGGGAGAAGGCGACCGGCGCCAAGGTCAACATCCTGACCAAGAAGAACGGCTTCGACATCGACAAGGAGCTGAAGTCGGACATCGCTTCCGGCAGCACCAACTGGTGCGTCGGCTGGAACCATTCCTCCTTCGCGCCGCAATATACGAGCCTCTACACCGACCTCAGCAAGCTACTGCCCAAGTCGGAGATCGACGCGTTCGTGCCGTCCACGATCAAGTCGGCGACGATTGGCGGCAAGCTGGAGATGCTGCCGCGCGCGCAGTTCGACGTTTCGGCGCTCTACTATCAGAAGAGCCTGTACCAGGACGAAGCCAAGAAGGCCGCCTACAAGGCCAAGTATGGCAAGGACCTGGTGCCACCCGACACGTGGGACGAGGTTGCCCAGCAGGCCGAATTCTTCGCCAGCCCGCCCAATTTCTACGGCACGCAATTCGCCGGCAAGGAAGAGGCGATCAACGGCCGCTTCTACGAGATGGTCATCGCCGACGGTGGGCAGTATCTCGACAAGGACGGCAAGCCCGCCTTCAATTCGGAGGCCGGCGTGCACGCGCTCGACTGGTTCGTCAATCTTTACAAGGCCAAGGCGGTGCCGGCCGGTACGACCAACTATCTGTGGGACGATCTCGGCCAGGGCTTTGCCTCGGGCACGATCGCCATCAATCTCGACTGGCCGGGCTGGGCAGGCTTCTTCAACGATCCGAAATCGTCGAAGGTCGCCGGCAATGTCGGCGTGAAGGTGGCGCCGATGGGCTCGGCCGGCATTCGCACCGGCTGGTCTGGGTTCCACGGCTTCTCGGTTACTGAAAACTGCCCCAACAAGGAGGCCGCGGCCTCGCTGGTGTGGTGGCTGACGAATGAGGACAGCCAGAAGCTCGAAGCCGCCGCCGGCCCACTGCCGACCCGCACCGCGGTGTGGGAATGGGACCTGAAGCAAGCCGAAAACGACCCTTACAAGAAGGAAGTGCTGACAGCTTTCCAGGAAGAGGCAAAGCACGCCTTTGCGGTTCCGCAGACGCCTGAATGGATCGAAATCTCCAACGCCGTCTATCCCGAACTGCAGGCCGCCATACTTGGCGACAAGACGTCGAAGCAGGCACTGGACGACGCTGCCGCCAAGGCGACGCAGATCCTCCAGGACGCCGGCAAACTTTGA
- a CDS encoding L-rhamnose mutarotase, producing MQRMGMVLGLKPEKVAEYVRLHAAVWPDVLTMISACNIKNYSIYLKQPENLLFSTFEYHGTDYAADMAKMAADPRTQEWWAVCMPCQEPLPTRKEGEWWATMDEVFHHD from the coding sequence ATGCAGCGGATGGGAATGGTGCTCGGCCTGAAGCCGGAAAAGGTCGCTGAATATGTGCGGCTTCACGCCGCCGTCTGGCCTGATGTCCTGACCATGATTTCCGCCTGCAACATCAAGAACTACTCGATCTACCTGAAGCAGCCGGAAAACCTGCTGTTCAGCACGTTCGAGTACCACGGCACGGATTACGCCGCCGACATGGCCAAGATGGCCGCCGACCCCAGGACGCAGGAATGGTGGGCGGTCTGCATGCCCTGCCAGGAGCCCTTACCGACGCGCAAGGAAGGCGAGTGGTGGGCAACCATGGACGAAGTCTTCCATCATGACTGA
- a CDS encoding ABC transporter permease encodes MAQTWFQSTNARVAGAFAVAVALQIAGTLLIPGYSAPFAIRALLVIASLLAVASIGQTLVVILGGIDLSIPFVIGFANVVAAQLYGNGMNFAVVCLIVGVLAILIGALNGLISRGLNIHPLIVTLGIGMIVQGAVLLWTGGFPSGSAPEAVSNFVSIGGSIGPLPVPAVVPCVAVLALLVTVVLARTPYGRRLYAVGSNPEAAPLALIDPVRMWTITYAASAFFAAVAGVLLLGFTGSAYGDVGQPYLFQTIAAVVVGGAALVGGRGNYFGTIAGVLVLTEINTLLIGLGFQPSTVQAALGFVIVLLVSLYGRERHVSATI; translated from the coding sequence ATGGCCCAGACCTGGTTCCAGTCCACCAATGCCCGCGTCGCCGGCGCCTTTGCCGTCGCTGTTGCCTTGCAGATTGCCGGCACGTTGCTGATCCCCGGCTATTCCGCGCCGTTCGCGATCCGCGCGTTGCTGGTCATCGCCTCGCTGCTGGCGGTGGCATCGATCGGCCAGACGCTCGTCGTCATCCTCGGCGGCATCGACCTGTCGATCCCCTTCGTCATCGGCTTTGCCAATGTCGTTGCCGCGCAACTCTATGGCAACGGCATGAACTTCGCTGTCGTCTGCCTTATCGTCGGTGTGCTCGCCATCCTGATCGGCGCGCTGAATGGGCTGATCTCGCGCGGGCTGAACATCCACCCGCTGATCGTCACGCTCGGCATCGGCATGATCGTGCAGGGCGCCGTCCTGTTGTGGACGGGAGGCTTTCCATCCGGATCGGCGCCCGAGGCGGTTTCCAACTTCGTTTCAATTGGCGGATCGATCGGACCGCTGCCGGTGCCGGCGGTGGTGCCATGCGTAGCGGTGCTGGCGTTGCTGGTAACCGTCGTGCTCGCGCGCACGCCCTATGGACGCCGCCTCTATGCCGTCGGCAGCAACCCGGAGGCAGCCCCCCTAGCGCTGATCGACCCCGTGCGCATGTGGACGATAACCTATGCCGCGAGCGCTTTCTTCGCCGCCGTGGCCGGGGTGCTGCTGCTCGGCTTCACCGGCTCGGCCTATGGCGATGTCGGCCAGCCCTATCTGTTCCAGACGATCGCCGCGGTGGTGGTCGGTGGTGCCGCCCTCGTCGGCGGCCGTGGCAATTATTTCGGCACCATCGCCGGCGTGCTGGTGCTGACGGAGATCAACACACTGCTGATCGGGCTCGGCTTCCAGCCCTCGACGGTGCAGGCGGCCCTTGGCTTCGTCATCGTGCTGCTGGTGTCGCTCTATGGCCGCGAGCGCCACGTGTCGGCGACGATCTGA
- a CDS encoding carbohydrate ABC transporter permease, producing the protein MDQNAAHRLRRRALSIAHAVALFLAMLVICLPGIWIVLSSLRPTVEIMAKPPVWIPQEVSLDAYVAMFSGIGKGGIPVLDYFRNSLIISVTSTIIAIAIGMAGGYAFARYRFRAKSAMFLGLMLTRTVPGIALSLPLFFVYARLGIIDTHFGLILAYVALNVPFTIWLIDGFFRQVPKDLAEAAQIDGCTRWQAFWQVEFPLAGPGIASAGIFAFLTSWNEFALASQLTRSVNSKTLPVGLLDYTAEFTIDWRGMCALAVVMIIPALTLTFIVQKHLVGGLTSGAVKG; encoded by the coding sequence ATGGACCAGAACGCCGCCCACCGTCTGCGCCGCCGTGCCTTGAGCATTGCCCACGCCGTCGCCCTGTTCCTCGCCATGCTGGTTATCTGCCTGCCCGGCATCTGGATCGTGCTGTCGTCGCTGAGGCCTACAGTCGAGATCATGGCCAAGCCGCCGGTGTGGATACCCCAGGAGGTTTCGCTCGACGCCTATGTCGCCATGTTCAGCGGCATCGGCAAGGGCGGCATTCCCGTGCTCGACTACTTCCGTAACTCGCTGATCATCTCGGTGACCTCCACGATCATCGCCATCGCCATCGGCATGGCCGGCGGATACGCCTTTGCCCGCTACCGCTTCCGCGCCAAGTCGGCGATGTTCCTCGGCCTGATGCTGACGCGCACCGTGCCTGGCATCGCGCTGTCGCTGCCGCTGTTCTTCGTCTACGCAAGGCTCGGCATCATCGACACGCATTTCGGGCTGATCCTCGCCTATGTCGCGCTCAATGTGCCGTTCACTATCTGGCTGATCGACGGCTTTTTCCGCCAGGTGCCGAAGGACCTAGCCGAAGCCGCCCAGATCGACGGCTGCACCCGCTGGCAGGCGTTCTGGCAGGTCGAGTTTCCGCTCGCCGGACCCGGCATCGCTTCCGCCGGCATTTTTGCCTTCCTGACGTCGTGGAACGAGTTCGCGCTTGCCTCGCAGCTAACGCGTTCCGTCAATTCCAAGACGCTGCCGGTCGGGCTGCTCGACTACACGGCCGAATTCACCATCGACTGGCGCGGCATGTGCGCGCTGGCCGTGGTCATGATCATTCCGGCACTCACGCTTACCTTCATCGTCCAGAAACATCTCGTCGGCGGCCTGACCTCCGGCGCGGTGAAAGGCTGA
- a CDS encoding carbohydrate ABC transporter permease, with protein sequence MKGWRPSAPFLLLLPAIIVLAAVVVVPLCLSLYSSFTPFRLTRPETFWVFIGLRNYATILADWNFWVAFLRTVVLLTVALNLEMLLGLGLALLVEKASRGQRLLRTIMMFPMMFSPILVGFQFKFMFNDNIGLVNNALQALGLTDRAIPWLIDGKLAFFAILTAEIWSSTSVFAILILAGLLAMPREPVEAARVDGCTPWQTFRYVTWPFIMPFAYIAMTIRSLDVARAYDIVKIMTDGGPAGRTELLWTLVARTGYSDSRMGMANAMAYFSILLSILFTVYFYRKLAAARSQVAAEW encoded by the coding sequence ATGAAAGGCTGGAGACCCTCGGCACCGTTCCTGCTTCTGCTGCCGGCCATCATCGTGCTGGCAGCGGTGGTCGTCGTGCCGCTGTGCCTGTCGCTTTATTCGAGCTTCACGCCGTTCCGGCTGACCCGGCCGGAGACCTTCTGGGTGTTCATCGGCCTTCGCAACTATGCGACCATCCTGGCCGACTGGAACTTCTGGGTAGCTTTCCTGCGCACCGTCGTGCTGCTGACCGTGGCGCTCAATCTCGAAATGCTGCTGGGGCTCGGCCTGGCATTGCTGGTCGAAAAGGCGTCGCGCGGACAGCGCCTGCTGCGCACCATCATGATGTTCCCGATGATGTTCTCGCCGATCCTGGTCGGCTTCCAGTTCAAGTTCATGTTCAACGACAATATCGGCCTAGTGAACAACGCGCTCCAGGCGCTTGGCCTGACCGACCGCGCGATCCCGTGGCTGATCGACGGCAAGCTCGCCTTCTTCGCGATACTGACGGCCGAAATCTGGTCTTCGACCTCGGTGTTCGCGATCCTGATCCTTGCCGGGCTGCTGGCCATGCCGCGCGAGCCGGTCGAGGCCGCCCGCGTCGACGGCTGCACGCCCTGGCAGACGTTTCGCTACGTGACGTGGCCGTTCATCATGCCATTCGCCTATATCGCCATGACAATCCGCTCGCTGGACGTCGCCCGCGCCTATGACATCGTCAAGATCATGACCGATGGCGGCCCGGCTGGACGTACCGAGCTATTGTGGACGCTTGTCGCGCGCACCGGCTACAGCGATTCCAGGATGGGCATGGCCAACGCCATGGCCTATTTCTCGATCCTGCTGTCGATCCTGTTCACCGTTTACTTCTATCGCAAGCTCGCCGCAGCGCGCTCGCAAGTCGCGGCGGAATGGTGA
- a CDS encoding IclR family transcriptional regulator → MAEDEDDDRYRAPALDKGLDILELLAGVDGGLTQAEIAKKLDRSPNEFYRMLDRLVRRGYVTRPDGDRYSLTLKLFGLAQLHAPVRRLVSYATPLMRELAETSQQANQLVVFDRGSAVVIAQQEAPDYWGISIRVGSHISLFDTGSGHVLLAFRSPEERQMMISEHMRSTDKPAQSPEFFTRLDQIRDRGYEMMASLQTAGVFNLSAPVLGSDGKAIAALSVPYITLVNSPQSPDITRTIGLLQVAAEKLSHLAGSAVKQGK, encoded by the coding sequence ATGGCCGAGGATGAGGATGACGACCGCTATCGGGCGCCGGCGCTGGACAAGGGGCTCGACATTCTCGAGCTGCTGGCTGGCGTCGATGGCGGCCTGACACAGGCGGAAATCGCCAAGAAACTCGATCGCAGCCCCAATGAGTTCTACCGCATGCTGGATCGCCTAGTGCGGCGAGGCTATGTCACGCGCCCGGACGGCGATCGCTATTCGCTGACGCTCAAACTGTTTGGGCTGGCGCAACTGCATGCGCCGGTGCGCCGACTGGTTTCCTACGCGACCCCGTTGATGCGCGAACTTGCCGAAACCTCGCAGCAGGCGAACCAGCTCGTCGTCTTCGACCGTGGTTCGGCGGTGGTGATCGCGCAGCAGGAAGCCCCGGACTACTGGGGTATCTCCATTCGCGTCGGTTCGCACATCAGCCTGTTCGACACCGGTTCGGGGCATGTGCTGCTCGCCTTCCGCTCGCCGGAAGAGCGGCAGATGATGATCTCCGAGCACATGCGCAGCACCGACAAGCCCGCCCAGTCGCCGGAGTTCTTCACCCGCCTCGACCAGATCCGCGATCGTGGCTACGAGATGATGGCTTCGCTGCAGACAGCCGGCGTTTTCAACCTGTCGGCACCCGTATTGGGATCGGACGGCAAGGCGATCGCGGCACTTTCGGTCCCCTACATAACCCTGGTCAATTCGCCCCAGTCGCCCGACATCACCCGCACGATCGGACTGCTGCAGGTTGCGGCGGAAAAACTCTCGCACCTCGCCGGGTCAGCCGTGAAGCAAGGCAAGTGA
- a CDS encoding amidohydrolase family protein: MIFDTHLHLIDLSALRYPWLGGAPALNRDFSHEEYAIQARRAGIEGALHMEVDVDPADIEAETSHVKAQSRQKGSLLRGVIASCRPEDVDFAAYLERQRADAFVKGFRRVLHVMPDALSEGALFRENIKRIAGTGLSFDLVVLPHQIPKAIALADLTPDVQFVLDHCGVPNIKGGAEHPWREHMAEIARRPNVVAKISGVVAYADAGSWTVDALRPYVEHTIKCFGWDRVVWGSDWPVCTLGGGLATWVAATHALIGGASPDERTMLLSANAKRLWSL; this comes from the coding sequence ATGATCTTCGATACCCATCTGCACCTCATCGACCTGTCGGCACTGCGCTACCCCTGGCTCGGCGGCGCACCCGCGCTGAACCGCGATTTCTCCCATGAGGAATATGCAATCCAGGCCCGCCGCGCAGGCATAGAGGGCGCATTGCATATGGAGGTCGATGTCGATCCGGCCGACATCGAGGCCGAAACCAGCCATGTGAAAGCGCAGTCACGACAGAAGGGCAGTCTGCTGCGCGGGGTTATCGCCTCCTGCCGTCCGGAAGATGTGGACTTTGCCGCTTATCTCGAGCGTCAGCGGGCCGATGCCTTCGTCAAGGGTTTTCGCCGCGTGCTTCACGTCATGCCGGACGCGCTTTCGGAGGGTGCGCTGTTTCGTGAAAACATCAAGCGGATTGCCGGCACCGGCCTGAGCTTCGATCTCGTCGTCCTGCCGCACCAGATACCCAAGGCGATCGCGCTTGCCGATCTCACGCCCGACGTCCAGTTCGTCCTCGACCATTGCGGCGTGCCGAATATCAAGGGCGGCGCGGAGCATCCATGGCGCGAGCATATGGCGGAGATCGCACGGCGACCCAATGTCGTCGCCAAGATTTCCGGCGTGGTCGCCTATGCGGATGCAGGGTCATGGACCGTCGACGCCTTGCGCCCCTATGTCGAACACACCATCAAATGCTTCGGCTGGGACCGCGTCGTTTGGGGCAGCGACTGGCCGGTCTGCACGCTTGGCGGCGGCCTCGCGACCTGGGTGGCGGCCACCCACGCGTTGATCGGCGGCGCAAGCCCGGATGAACGCACAATGCTTCTGTCCGCCAACGCCAAGCGGCTGTGGAGCCTCTAG
- a CDS encoding Gfo/Idh/MocA family protein: MTDGAFDPASLSQAWARPSKPRPIVIFGAGSIVGDAHLPAYRKAGFPVAGLFDPDQAKAQQLADTWGIAVYRSVEEAASAENAIFDLATPPARHADVLGKLHDGAVALIQKPMGGDLGEATEILRTCRAKNLKAAVNFQLRFAPMMLALKDAIARGWLGDIIDFDAWLALATPWQLWEFLQTAPRVEIAMHSIHYLDLIRQLLGDPKGIHAKTLGHPNHKVAQTRTSAILDYGDTVRCALSINHDHKFGRRHQACEFRVCGTEGAAYLKLGLNLDYPRGESDILEIYPKGGSDWVTVPLQGEWFPDAFIGRMANVQRYASGEDTELVSSVEDAWNTMALVEAGYQSSAAPTTPIAARP, from the coding sequence ATGACTGATGGTGCTTTCGATCCGGCCTCACTCTCGCAGGCGTGGGCGCGGCCGTCAAAACCCAGACCGATCGTGATATTCGGTGCCGGGTCGATCGTCGGGGATGCGCATTTGCCGGCCTACAGAAAAGCTGGCTTCCCGGTTGCCGGACTTTTCGATCCCGATCAGGCCAAGGCGCAGCAACTGGCGGACACATGGGGCATTGCCGTCTACCGGTCGGTCGAGGAAGCCGCATCCGCCGAGAATGCTATCTTCGATCTCGCGACGCCGCCGGCCCGTCATGCCGATGTGCTCGGAAAACTGCATGATGGCGCGGTGGCGCTGATCCAGAAACCGATGGGCGGCGATCTCGGCGAAGCCACTGAAATCCTGCGGACCTGCCGCGCCAAGAACCTCAAGGCCGCCGTGAATTTCCAGCTCCGCTTCGCGCCGATGATGCTGGCGCTGAAGGACGCGATCGCCAGGGGGTGGCTGGGCGACATCATCGATTTCGATGCCTGGCTGGCGCTTGCGACACCATGGCAACTCTGGGAGTTCCTGCAGACAGCGCCGCGCGTCGAGATCGCCATGCATTCGATCCACTATCTCGACCTGATCCGGCAATTGCTCGGCGACCCCAAGGGGATTCACGCCAAGACGCTCGGCCATCCCAACCACAAGGTCGCGCAAACACGTACCAGCGCGATCCTCGACTATGGGGATACCGTGCGCTGCGCGCTGTCGATAAACCATGACCACAAATTCGGCCGCCGGCATCAGGCCTGCGAATTCCGCGTCTGCGGCACCGAGGGCGCTGCGTACCTCAAGCTCGGGCTCAACCTGGACTATCCACGCGGAGAGTCGGACATCCTCGAAATCTATCCGAAAGGCGGCTCCGACTGGGTCACGGTGCCGCTTCAGGGCGAATGGTTCCCGGACGCCTTTATCGGCCGCATGGCCAATGTCCAACGCTATGCGTCCGGCGAGGACACCGAACTCGTCAGCTCCGTCGAGGATGCCTGGAACACGATGGCGCTTGTCGAAGCCGGCTATCAATCGAGTGCCGCGCCGACGACACCGATCGCGGCGAGGCCCTGA
- a CDS encoding mandelate racemase/muconate lactonizing enzyme family protein, translating to MARIEKVELRIVDLVPKVKRTDAIQSFVSQETPIVTITDSDGAVGTGYSYTIGTGGSSVMRLLSDHLAPRLIGRDADMIEAIWHELEFATHATTIGAITAIALAAIDTALWDLRAKKQGLPLWKLAGGAKDRCPLYTTEGGWLHIETEALVDDALAAKAKGFRGSKVKIGKPHGSEDLARLTAVRKAVGDGYEIMTDCNQGFSVDEAIRRAGRLRELDLAWIEEPLPADDIDGHVRLSNATSTPIAIGESLYSIRHFREYMQKGACSIVQVDVGRIGGITPWLKVAHAAEAFDIPVCPHFLMELHVSLTCAIQNGRYVEYIPQLDDLTGKKMRIEDGHALAPEEPGIGIDWDWDAVKAKSIGEFTTTIVK from the coding sequence ATGGCAAGAATCGAGAAAGTCGAACTGCGGATCGTCGACCTGGTGCCGAAGGTCAAGCGCACCGACGCGATCCAGAGTTTCGTCAGCCAGGAAACGCCGATCGTCACCATCACTGACTCTGATGGCGCGGTCGGCACCGGCTACAGCTACACGATCGGCACTGGCGGCTCCTCGGTGATGCGGCTGTTGTCCGATCATCTGGCACCCAGGCTGATCGGCCGCGACGCCGACATGATCGAGGCGATCTGGCACGAGCTTGAATTCGCCACCCACGCCACGACGATCGGCGCGATCACTGCTATTGCGCTGGCGGCCATCGATACCGCGCTCTGGGACCTGCGGGCGAAAAAGCAGGGCCTGCCGCTGTGGAAGCTGGCCGGCGGCGCCAAGGATCGGTGCCCGCTCTACACTACAGAGGGTGGCTGGCTGCACATCGAGACCGAGGCACTGGTCGACGATGCGCTCGCCGCCAAGGCCAAGGGGTTTCGCGGTTCGAAGGTCAAGATCGGCAAGCCGCATGGATCCGAGGACCTTGCCCGCCTGACGGCGGTGCGCAAGGCGGTCGGCGATGGCTACGAGATCATGACCGACTGCAACCAGGGTTTTTCCGTCGATGAGGCGATCCGCCGTGCCGGGCGGTTGCGCGAACTCGACCTGGCCTGGATCGAGGAGCCGCTGCCGGCCGATGACATCGATGGGCATGTGCGCCTGTCGAATGCAACGTCGACGCCGATCGCCATCGGCGAGTCGCTCTATTCGATCCGCCACTTCCGCGAATACATGCAGAAAGGCGCCTGCTCGATCGTTCAGGTCGATGTCGGCCGCATCGGCGGCATTACGCCCTGGCTGAAGGTCGCGCATGCGGCCGAGGCGTTCGACATTCCGGTCTGCCCGCATTTCCTCATGGAACTGCATGTCAGCCTGACCTGCGCCATTCAGAACGGCAGGTATGTCGAGTATATTCCCCAGCTTGACGATCTGACCGGCAAGAAGATGCGCATCGAGGACGGACATGCATTGGCGCCGGAAGAACCGGGCATCGGCATCGACTGGGACTGGGATGCGGTCAAGGCGAAGAGCATCGGCGAGTTCACCACGACAATAGTGAAATAG